A window of the Geomonas agri genome harbors these coding sequences:
- a CDS encoding IS110 family RNA-guided transposase gives MAKTSLTGTEHFVAGYESHIFYVGVDVHKRSYHVAVRRTDGRAITLVTPASSESVVQFLQCLSVRIGAVAYESGPTGFSLARALQNAAIPVIVAAPSKIPRAVTPGAKCDRLDCLKLAHYAAKGMLKPIAIPTAEEEARRTLLRRRHAVVDSARRCKQRIKGHLLFLGIDEPKELTNWHSDVAEVLLGMPMDPAALMTLESYLRELAFHKEELRRLESQLKSLVKSEELAKRMACLQSVPGVGPTVATTFAMELFRPDRFARPEEVASYLGLAPVVRQSGNKSPSGRLVPVGQTRLRSLLIEAAWMWKSRDHYAETLYHRLLGKTGIAQKAITAVARRLAIILWRLCIEQRMYRTSRA, from the coding sequence ATGGCAAAAACGAGTCTAACAGGAACTGAGCACTTTGTCGCAGGGTATGAATCTCACATCTTCTATGTCGGGGTTGATGTTCATAAGCGCAGCTATCACGTCGCGGTGCGACGTACCGATGGTCGCGCTATCACTCTGGTCACTCCTGCTTCATCAGAATCAGTCGTTCAATTCCTCCAATGCCTGTCTGTGCGTATTGGAGCTGTAGCTTACGAGTCCGGGCCAACGGGTTTCTCCCTGGCCCGGGCGCTTCAGAATGCAGCTATTCCAGTCATCGTTGCTGCTCCTAGCAAGATACCCCGCGCTGTAACACCAGGTGCTAAGTGTGACCGACTCGATTGTCTTAAGCTGGCGCACTATGCAGCTAAAGGCATGCTCAAGCCCATTGCGATCCCGACTGCAGAGGAAGAGGCGCGTCGCACCCTGTTGCGGAGACGTCACGCTGTGGTGGACTCAGCGAGGCGTTGCAAACAACGCATCAAAGGTCATCTACTCTTCCTCGGCATTGATGAGCCAAAGGAGCTGACCAACTGGCATAGTGATGTGGCGGAAGTGCTGTTGGGGATGCCGATGGATCCGGCAGCCCTCATGACGCTTGAAAGCTACCTGCGCGAGCTGGCGTTTCACAAGGAAGAGCTGCGCAGGTTAGAGTCGCAACTTAAGAGCCTTGTAAAATCAGAAGAGTTGGCAAAACGCATGGCTTGCCTGCAGTCCGTGCCTGGCGTGGGGCCAACAGTAGCAACCACGTTTGCTATGGAGCTGTTCCGACCTGACCGATTTGCAAGACCTGAGGAGGTGGCTAGCTATCTTGGCCTTGCACCGGTTGTTCGGCAAAGTGGCAACAAATCACCTTCAGGCAGGCTCGTGCCCGTCGGTCAAACAAGATTGCGCAGTCTGCTGATCGAAGCTGCTTGGATGTGGAAAAGCAGGGACCATTACGCCGAAACTCTCTACCATCGCCTGCTTGGCAAGACTGGGATTGCTCAGAAGGCAATAACTGCTGTGGCGCGGCGGCTGGCAATAATCCTATGGCGTCTATGTATCGAGCAAAGGATGTATCGCACATCCAGGGCTTAA